The genome window ATTGTTGAAGTTtgtgttttcaaataaataaataaattgcattcaaGCATACActgtattaataaatatactCATGAATTATAACTCAAGGTAATATTTGGCATCTTCTATGGTTCCCTTTTCTGTATTTCTCATTTAGTTTACATGATTGTATACAGAACCTTCTAAAAGTCATTACAAAGTCTGTGTTTTGCaacaaatgcaagtaaaaatcGTACATTCTATAAAAAAAACGTCTAAGTTCTTTAGTACTTCAATAGCATATGCTTATAAAtacgttaaatatttcaaagtaaTACCCTTTTATGGTTCCTTATAACTCAAGTTCCAGTAATAGTTCACATGATTCTATGAACTTATCGGTTTACGGAATTTTCTTTTAAGTTTAGTTAACAGGTTTTGTTGTTAAAATGGGCATTTATTTCTTTACAGATATGAAAGATTGTTATCATTCTAAACAGTCTTGGTTActatattaatgaattaatgatccATTCATAACTCCGGTAACTTTCAGTATCTTGCATGGTTTCACTTAATTTTTCATTCAGTTCACGTTATAAACTATCTAACTATATTTAGTAACCTTAACCTTCCATTAAAAGTGGTGAATGAGTTACCATGTGGATTATTTCTTTAGTGACATAACCGATTTTGATCTTATGTACTTGACAGAGTCTTTGATGTTTTTGTCCTCAGGTGTCATTTTCACCAGGTGTGCCACTCGTCTGAAGCCGTCCACCAGACCCGCTCCAGTCAGCGCCGAACACGGCTGAATGAACCAGTCTCGGTCACTGCAGCTCTTTCGCAGGTTAAACTGCTCTGTGATCTCCGTTACCGTTGCAGCTCCTACAATATCTTGCTTGTTGGCAAGAACCACCACCGGGAGTCCCCTGAGGTGCTCACTCTTTAAGGTCTGTTCCAGCACGCTCTTGGCCTCGTCTAGACGCTTGATTTCAGAAGAGTCCACGACGAACACAATTCCAGCCGTGTCTTGGTAAAAATTCCTCCAGTGCGC of Carassius gibelio isolate Cgi1373 ecotype wild population from Czech Republic chromosome A2, carGib1.2-hapl.c, whole genome shotgun sequence contains these proteins:
- the LOC128023247 gene encoding ADP-ribosylation factor-like protein 14, with translation MGLSGSRPKPEAQILLLGLDGAGKSTLLYKLKYNEDFHTVPTVGFNVEMIEAKRNRDKITLTVWDVGGQIKMRAHWRNFYQDTAGIVFVVDSSEIKRLDEAKSVLEQTLKSEHLRGLPVVVLANKQDIVGAATVTEITEQFNLRKSCSDRDWFIQPCSALTGAGLVDGFRRVAHLVKMTPEDKNIKDSVKYIRSKSVMSLKK